From a region of the Saccharomycodes ludwigii strain NBRC 1722 chromosome VII, whole genome shotgun sequence genome:
- the RIM21 gene encoding Rim21p (similar to Saccharomyces cerevisiae YNL294C | RIM21 | Regulator of IME2) — protein sequence MARSKVSKYSFWRQSSPSQQFSSCEPLLLGDNSIAFALDNDPDWIKQDTLKIFYSTEESPLYFQGFCYKNEPAYSAFNRGPRPASLPVLQQDWLKITGQDQQGETSSKTSTFQHSIFVDIYSITANLLITLALTIIVFIKPKKKKIYQKTNASTRNITNKLLHDVPSFLLYCSSLLASINFIRCIIIIFMKLKKQNQLYGFSANSLLFDFIWNDTTFLTIDFIVEVFCTLIKVYNLVRLYNRVQEKRLIFITGVILVIILATLWAITCYTPIIEQRSDIITPFVYLIRIIISTSYACVICLNIFIYRQICFKTNKDMYVVTLLAIATVLLQPGFFVADVANIWVDSLSMSFNTTCYLCSGIVVWEWIDRLQFLIKVRQAQSLLGRPVYEENELKDNYLTKHIFKDLKNKINNKFTLATINDNTLHEATIHLNDSPNPNRASALAFDTKIWLNEVIFDKFSHILRLLAYYADSYIIKPVTGKNKDKTENETFNDETNYRKHIGLDTIDININSTTNDRNIYLYRTTEIEFDDEEYIDNETFQSSSQV from the coding sequence ATGGCCCGTTCTAAAGTCtcaaaatattctttttggAGACAATCTTCACCAAGCCAACAATTCTCATCGTGTGAACCACTTTTATTAGGTGACAACAGTATAGCGTTTGCCCTAGATAATGATCCAGATTGGATTAAACAAGatactttaaaaatattttattccACTGAAGAGTCAccattatattttcaagGCTTTTGCTACAAAAATGAACCAGCATATTCGGCATTTAACCGAGGGCCGAGACCTGCCTCTTTACCTGTATTGCAACAGGACTGGCTAAAAATAACAGGGCAGGATCAACAAGGCGAAACATCATCGAAAACTTCCACTTTCCAGCATAGCATCTTTGTAGATATATACTCCATAACAGCAAATCTTCTAATAACTTTAGCCTTGACTATTAtcgtttttattaaaccaaaaaagaaaaaaatttaccagAAAACTAATGCCAGTACCAGAAACATTaccaataaattattacatGATGTTCCAAGCTTTCTTCTATATTGCAGTAGTTTATTAGCTTCAATAAACTTCATAAGGtgtatcatcattatttttatgaagttgaaaaaacaaaatcagTTATACGGGTTCAGTGCCAATTCCttgttatttgattttatttggaATGATACAACTTTTCTCACAATAGATTTCATAGTTGAGGTATTTTGCACATTAATTAAGGTGTACAATCTTGTGCGATTATACAATAGAgtacaagaaaaaagattaattttCATTACGGGTGTCATTCTAGTTATTATCCTAGCCACTCTATGGGCTATCACATGCTACACACCAATTATTGAACAAAGATCTGATATCATCACCCCGTTTGTATATTTGATAAGAATCATTATATCCACAAGCTATGCTTGTGTTATATGCCTgaacattttcatttatagACAAATTTGCtttaaaactaataaaGATATGTATGTGGTCACTCTTTTGGCAATAGCAACTGTTTTATTACAGCCAGGGTTTTTTGTTGCTGATGTGGCTAACATATGGGTGGATAGTTTAAGCATGTCATTTAATACTACTTGCTATTTATGTTCAGGTATTGTAGTTTGGGAATGGATAGATAGATTAcaatttctaataaaagTTAGGCAGGCACAAAGTTTGTTGGGCAGACCTGTTTATGAAGAGAACGAATTAAAAGACAATTATCTAACCAAACACATATTCAAAGATCttaagaataaaattaacaacaagTTTACCCTCGCCACTATTAATGACAATACTTTACACGAAGCTACAATACACCTAAACGATTCGCCTAATCCTAACAGAGCATCAGCACTTGCATTTGACACCAAAATATGGTTAAATGAGGTGATTTTTGACAAATTCTCCCATATTCTACGTCTATTAGCATATTACGCCGATtcatatattattaaaccaGTGACCggcaaaaataaagacaaGACAGAAAATGAAACATTTAACGACGAAACAAATTATAGAAAGCATATAGGTTTAGACAcaattgatattaatatcaattcCACCACTAATgatagaaatatatatctatatagAACAACAGAAATAGaatttgatgatgaagaataCATTGATAATGAAACTTTTCAGTCCTCATCTCAGGTATAA
- a CDS encoding uncharacterized protein (similar to Saccharomyces cerevisiae YNL298W | CLA4 | CLn Activity dependant (paralog of YOL113W | SKM1)) — MSLSAAAHEISESDFQNIGPAPKPPGVAYNKTKPLSTGLSDLDLNRKFNQPSFVKNNFTQPQQQQSPQLKQQKKGWVSYKDDGILSFLWQKRYMVLGDSYLILYKNEAHSKFEDPVLKIPLTSIMSVSRTQLKQNCFEIVRGSENSNSNNNNNNNNNNNMLVNNNNSNTSINTFTGVSNTDNKKTIYISTKTEVELHAWLDSIFAKCPLLSGVSSPTNFTHKVHVGFDPETGSFVGMPSNWEKLLKHSRITGEDWNNDSQAVIQVLQFYQDYNNNGNNGTAANNPVSSNAGITPKNNQRNVSSNSNNGTKDNTNTLVKNNTSNSLESTNTTAINNNGGNSRANNAKNTTNEQKIDTSLIPNRKAPAPPIQSKLNSNVQQQKFPTNNYNNNNNSNTSIQMAYGSNNSNIGNNVRIPASSLPSPVNKPRLQLNTKANNYVTYKGHNMVNPYSAAGTQPSPTTPSARIPPLRMHPQRAAPQAPKPSPYKQNFFQQNNMSSTSSSMKLHQQQSPIVRKPDISLGTTYQQLSEGKPSNVVLASHQKQDQKPQQSPTAGTFNKTSKKKHPQMSNAEVMARLKDVTFTTDPSTYFEMVEKAGQGASGSVYLAKRIKLPPSEGNVRQSKFYEEEPPQIGDKVAIKQMILSKQPRKELIVNEILVMRDSRHRNIVNFLEAYLKTEDDLWVVMEYMEGGSLTDIIENSPNACTSTPALTEPQIAYIVRETCQGLKFLHDKHIIHRDIKSDNVLLDTQARVKITDFGFCAKLTDQRSKRATMVGTPYWMAPEVVKQREYDEKVDVWSLGIMTIEMLEGEPPYLNEDPLKALYLIATNGTPKLKHPETLSLEIKRFLSVCLCVDVKYRASTEELLHHSFFEKSCQPEDLIPLLDWKQNT, encoded by the coding sequence ATGTCATTATCAGCTGCAGCTCATGAAATTTCTGAATCGGATTTCCAAAATATTGGACCTGCACCAAAACCACCTGGTGTGGCTTACAACAAAACGAAACCTCTTTCAACTGGCTTGTCTGATTTGGAtttaaatagaaaatttaaCCAACCATCGTTTGTAAAGAACAATTTTACTCAACCGCAGCAGCAGCAATCTCCACAATTAAAGCAACAGAAAAAGGGTTGGGTTTCCTATAAGGATGACGGTATCTTATCCTTTTTATGgcaaaaaagatatatggTTTTAGGTGACAgctatttaatattatataaaaatgaagcACATTCCAAATTTGAAGACCCTGTGTTGAAAATACCATTAACTAGCATAATGAGTGTAAGTAGAACACAGCTGAAACAAAACTGTTTCGAAATAGTACGTGGATCagaaaatagtaatagcaataataataataataataataataataataatatgcttgtcaataacaacaatagcaACACCAGTATAAACACATTCACTGGCGTGTCTAATAcggataataaaaagactatatatatatctaccAAAACTGAAGTAGAGTTACATGCTTGGTTAGATTCAATTTTTGCCAAGTGTCCATTATTAAGTGGTGTTTCCAGTCCTACCAATTTCACACATAAAGTTCATGTTGGATTTGATCCAGAAACCGGTAGTTTTGTCGGTATGCCTTCAAATTgggaaaaattattaaaacattCTAGGATCACCGGCGAAGATTGGAATAATGATTCACAAGCAGTTATTCAAGTTTTACAGTTTTATCAAgattataataacaatggcaATAACGGTACCGCTGCTAATAACCCCGTATCCTCTAATGCGGGTATAACTCctaaaaataaccaaagGAATGTGAGCtcaaatagtaataatggAACTAAGGATAACACTAATACCCTTGTGAAAAACAATACCAGTAATTCACTAGAAAGTACCAATACCACtgctattaataataacggaGGTAACAGTAGAGCCAATAATGCTAAAAATACTACTaatgaacaaaaaatagataCAAGTTTAATTCCAAACAGAAAGGCGCCAGCTCCCCCAATACAAAGCAAGTTGAATTCCAAtgtacaacaacaaaaatttcCCACAAACAactataacaataacaataatagtaacacTAGCATTCAAATGGCATATGGGTCAAATAATTCTAATATTGGCAACAATGTTAGAATACCTGCTTCCAGTTTACCAAGTCCCGTGAATAAACCGAGATTGCAGCTTAATACAAAGGCTAATAATTACGTTACTTACAAGGGCCATAATATGGTTAATCCTTATTCTGCTGCTGGTACTCAGCCATCTCCTACAACACCATCAGCCCGAATTCCTCCATTAAGAATGCACCCACAAAGAGCTGCACCACAAGCACCAAAACCCTCTccatataaacaaaattttttccaacaaAACAATATGAGTTCAACCTCTTCTTCCATGAAACTGCACCAACAACAGTCGCCCATTGTTAGAAAACCAGATATTTCATTAGGTACTACTTATCAACAACTTTCTGAAGGTAAACCTTCTAATGTTGTATTAGCCAGTCATCAAAAACAAGACCAAAAGCCACAACAGTCTCCTACAGCAGGTAcctttaataaaacttcaaagaaaaaacatcCACAAATGTCAAATGCAGAAGTTATGGCTAGATTAAAAGACGTCACATTTACGACAGACCCAAGCACATACTTTGAAATGGTCGAAAAAGCTGGACAAGGTGCTAGTGGCTCTGTTTACTTGgctaaaagaattaaattaCCACCATCAGAGGGAAACGTGAGACAAAGTAAATTCTATGAAGAAGAGCCGCCGCAAATTGGCGATAAAGTTGCTATTAAACAGATGATTCTATCTAAGCAGCCTCGCAAAGAATTGATAGTGAATGAAATTTTAGTAATGAGAGATTCGAGACATAGAAATATTGTTAATTTCTTGGAAGCGTATTTGAAAACAGAGGATGATCTTTGGGTAGTTATGGAATATATGGAAGGCGGGTCTTTAACTGATATCATTGAAAATAGCCCCAATGCTTGTACATCAACTCCAGCGTTAACCGAACCACAAATTGCATACATTGTTAGGGAAACATGCCAAGGTTTGAAATTCTTGCATGATAAACATATTATTCATAGAGATATCAAATCAGATAACGTTTTATTAGATACACAAGCAAGGGTGAAGATTACTGACTTTGGTTTTTGCGCAAAGTTGACCGATCAACGAAGCAAAAGAGCTACAATGGTCGGAACTCCATACTGGATGGCTCCAGAAGTTGTTAAACAACGAGAGTACGACGAAAAAGTTGATGTTTGGTCCCTGGGAATTATGACTATTGAAATGTTGGAAGGTGAGCCTCCTTATTTAAATGAAGATCCGTTGAAAGCTCTATATTTAATCGCTACTAATGGTACACCAAAACTGAAACATCCGGAAACTTTATCTttagaaattaaaagatttttgaGTGTATGTTTATGTGTTGATGTGAAATACAGAGCATCGACTGAAGAGTTATTGCATCATAgcttttttgaaaaatcgTGTCAACCAGAAGATTTGATTCCTTTATTGGATTGGAAACAAAACACCTGA
- the MRX6 gene encoding Mrx6p (similar to Saccharomyces cerevisiae YNL295W | MRX6 | Mitochondrial oRganization of gene eXpression (MIOREX)), with protein MLKYLLFLQCRTIVLSSSKRGVIFVNAPGHLSTKRLYSKKNNNGNNKDKQIHSKLENTTSNTIEENENISNNIKNSSYSSTEPDKTDEFHDTVVKTPKDLAQKILKLDRTSNNDTTNNDTNYTPFFLKERKKQLILPHVPGNANIPNKDVQIEGLFAGPKPLFLGKSSIISDDKDLTPNYHTITDFFTTLEKIGEEDNDANNNNSTHNSTDIGEVINAYRNKKKNSRKPIIPWEASISGLIYNDKPFRTIPKSLISKLKPFKLINLEKKNTKDSLYKDNGTVKFKVHNSFVNDEVEMVNLFDITDDFSDDRSNSKSDAKKNGPFSKSTLITDANLAKEWYYREKMRYAEDYKFIKADQYVFKTYVTKLNKFLAKEFYKQTKLTINNQFRDHLLPLYIYVDKSICSKNRFQSYLRKKIIDNIEPILDTVCASYEDRKQAEAFHARVMIKVNAITKELSIYLPKYTGLNQGKDITGCSVKTQKEIMFLITTKNTT; from the exons ATGTTAaagtatttattatttttacaatgCAGAACTATCGTTTTATCATCTTCAAAAAGGGGAgtaatttttgtaaatgcACCTGGCCATTTATCGACGAAAAGACTGTACTCTAAAAAGaacaataatggtaataataaagacaaACAAATACATTCTAAACTTGAAAATACCACTTCCAATACCATCGAAGAAAACGAAAACataagtaataatatcaagAATTCTAGTTATTCATCAACAGAGCCAGATAAAACTGATGAATTTCACGATACTGTTGTTAAAACCCCAAAAGATCTAGCACAAAAGATATTGAAATTAGATAGAACCTCTAATAATGATACCACCAATAATGATACCAATTAtacccctttttttttaaaggaaaggaaaaaacaaCTGATTTTACCCCATGTTCCCGGAAATGCTAATATTCCAAATAAAGATGTTCAAATCGAAGGCCTATTTGCCGGGCCTAAGCCACTATTTTTAGGGAAATCCTCTATTATCTCCGACGATAAGGATTTAACCCCCAATTATCACACTATAACGGATTTCTTTACCACacttgaaaaaattgggGAGGAAGACAACGatgccaataataacaatagcaCCCATAATAGTACCGATATAGGTGAAGTTATTAATGCATATaggaataaaaagaaaaattcaaGGAAACCTATAATACCTTGGGAAGCTTCTATCAGCGGACTGATTTACAATGACAAGCCATTTAGGACCATTCCTAAATCactaatttcaaaattaaaaccatTTAAATTGATCaatttagaaaagaaaaatacaaagGATTCACTCTACAAGGACAATGGTACAGTAAAATTTAAAGTACATAATTCATTTGTCAATGATGAAGTAGAAATGGTTAATTTGTTTGACATCACAGACGATTTTTCCGATGATCGATCAAATTCTAAAAGTGATGCTAAGAAAAATGGTCCCTTTTCCAAATCTACTCTAATAACAGATGCCAACTTAGCAAAAGAATGGTATTATAGAGAAAAAATGAGGTACGCAGaagattataaatttattaaagcaGACCAATACGTTTTCAAAACATATGTTACGAAACtaaacaaatttttggCCAAAgaattttataaacaaacCAAACTTACCATAAATAATCAATTTAGAGACCATTTGTTACCACTATACATATATGTAGACAAATCCATTTGTTCTAAAAACCGATTTCAAAGctatttaagaaaaaagattatcGATAATATTGAACCCATTTTAGATACAGTTTGCGCATCTTATGAAGACCGGAAGCAAGCAGAAGCATTTCATGCAAGGGTTATGATTAAAGTGAATGCCATTACCAAGGAGTTGTCGATCTATTTACCGA AATACACTGGCTTAAACCAAGGAAAAGATATAACTGGTTGTTCGGTAAAAACACAGAAAGAAATTATGTTTTTGATTACAACCAAGAATACAACATGA
- the MON2 gene encoding Mon2p (similar to Saccharomyces cerevisiae YNL297C | MON2 | MONensin sensitivity), with protein sequence MNNDTFYDLAKKLANDLQLLANDSKRRNPEIRRTSEKSFEILKTCKSHQDLQRHPDFIVPFLLSCSSKNVKLIFTSMQSFQRLAVETSIPNSRIPQVLDAFIECTNLSSEIQLKVLQILPVFFKTYSSFIVGENVKKVLACCTNLLQHNNSSIVISSASATLQQLINSIFERKDCSTNHASSNDGNTDENEKFNVLKDNVTTITVGRYGYDTNIVFTDLCSAETRPNSLLNIKFISAESLLEILESIFLNQRSCFCEREDLQFILRTKAVPLLLRQISAQQNKNFMITVRSYRAAKYLINVDFIQFLAVELEVIISFFNHILEKESGSPTWKKILTLELFSGFSFVLWNTIYENFDLVGKNRKPLFITILTTLQKNLHSKQYTNYLMPSSVLAPKETPIISAEASQVKVPFLELVDKQTAPVADQTYEVFLLFKIFTSISSDSEVVVLKLLQNKASLQDFTKMIIASFPYLFGSLRTFFHSSTLDVVLFRSLVRGFQKLTHTCVLLKIQSEVDKSLDLFSRLIVLNEFTGNSGATDVHNNSTILSTISETLIGSSNDISSNDNENTSEKLSNNNNNIEASYTRVSYYPRVFNSRNIDLFKALISLCVSSGANFSSSNWKLFFKIYQWCAYYIYGPSPMFQELYVSIPLPPSPDLPKPSLNSIENNFSKFLESTTKYAEISFKNMVGALISESSQALVDDRKIGGCKPFEDEEGLETTELQICTYNRDFYLNFLGNVSEVFATRFFRIFETNTWNIILDYFITELSKRRSNTLPEERLAVANVFTEIIKAIANSADENNNNFDGIEEHVMKALMKLIDSIMSLGLTNSVDVYNGNINVESDILLQALRTVKDLLDNYGDYLNHSWSSVFKIIDCPFSVINDTKSLEIQDKEEQNAITDILKSKHKSMISVSFSVFKLISDDFLQTLHLKHIKSIIDILVHFAKQTLELNISFTAISEFWIIGDYLRSLYEALPKTKYSLEKFSSSKNVEDLATIIISPESSDLELYHATLLYLLKRLLSCANDTRLEVIDGTMVTFFRVLAAQDSCLPSWDIVYEIILFPLLDSSENSEVPKFVNTTLNGLNLVYLSHFAEFSGERGNTDKWLKFISYYEIILKNSKNYDSKFNVLINLKTLLKKFSSHEEISFPPKEVVMKIFSLWIDYDIIYTDFNKSVDKSNYDCIQELISCYPSLCKLLEETKLLDFEVSEKIVRVFTQAIKYPLLPQFSLDKAKPSSLQSTILSALECFDTIEDSNIKILVLWELSSISTLPFNVKDTIVKKLAPKLPNNLKSRIPTFSAVSYKACALLNAKFHAVANVKDQDAKFLQIFKNLSDIILSKSQSDLSEEKNCKLWVLASKTFHSISVEIFNMDNGALRTDSSFITNFTDIFIKAVIGILERNNDSVQEDEAEEIEQYALYRNFLVENIDIFSKETLELFISRLWTRSFFYEVNEIEDQIINGCKSLNDVVIKLTSFDFDNLLGSCDEPHLLPKFNLTLYSLKDLLKFSENEHMRNLCLPFFLSRVAFVLRRFISDERLRIRKPIASIRKNELLWVLQGLIEVSSSFHGNDADKLKVLYPLLLEIIPVSERVKDLQRLLPQLSLIYYVK encoded by the coding sequence ATGAATAATGACACGTTTTATGATCTAGCTAAAAAACTAGCCAATGACCTACAATTGTTAGCTAACGATtctaaaagaagaaatccCGAAATTAGACGTACCAGCGAGAAATCCTTTGAGATATTGAAAACTTGTAAATCTCATCAAGATTTACAAAGGCATCCAGACTTTATAGTtccctttttattatcatgcTCTTCTAAAAATGTAAAGCTCATTTTTACTAGTATGCAATCTTTCCAAAGGTTGGCTGTCGAAACTTCCATTCCCAACTCAAGAATACCACAGGTGTTGGATGCCTTTATTGAATGCACAAATTTATCTTCTGAAATACAACTAAAAGTCCTACAAATCCTTCCGGTTTTTTTCAAGACTTATTCTAGTTTTATTGTTGGAGAAAATGTGAAAAAAGTGTTGGCATGTTGTACCAATTTGTTACAACATAATAACTCCTCCATCGTCATTAGTTCTGCGAGCGCTACTTTGCAACAATTGATCAACAgtatttttgaaagaaaagattgCAGCACTAACCACGCATCCTCTAACGACGGCAATACCGATGAGAACGAGAAATTTAATGTCTTGAAAGATAATGTAACTACTATTACTGTTGGTAGATATGGATACGACACAAATATAGTTTTCACTGATTTATGCTCCGCTGAAACAAGGCCtaattctttattaaatatcaaatttatATCCGCAGAATCACTTTTGGAAATTCTAGAAAGCATCTTCCTAAACCAGCGCAGCTGTTTTTGTGAAAGAGAAGATTTACAGTTTATATTGAGAACTAAGGCGGTCCCTTTATTACTAAGACAAATATCTGCCCAGCAGAATAAGAATTTCATGATTACTGTTAGGTCCTATAGGGCAGCCAagtatttaattaatgttGATTTTATTCAGTTTCTAGCCGTTGAATTGGAGGTcattatttcctttttcaatCACATTTTGGAAAAGGAATCAGGCTCACCAACTTGGAAGAAGATATTGACTTTGGAATTGTTTTCAGGGTTTTCCTTTGTTCTATGGAACACTATTTATGAAAATTTTGACTTGGTGGGGAAAAATAGAAAACCACTTTTCATCACGATATTAACTactttacaaaaaaatttgcatTCCAAACAATACACTAACTATTTAATGCCATCTTCAGTGTTAGCCCCCAAAGAAACTCCAATTATATCAGCAGAGGCGTCCCAAGTTAAAGTACCATTTCTAGAATTAGTTGATAAACAAACCGCACCTGTTGCAGATCAAACTTACgaagtttttttattatttaaaattttcacCTCTATATCAAGCGATTCTGaggttgttgttttaaaattgctGCAGAACAAAGCTAGCTTACAGGATTTTACAAAGATGATCATCGCTAGTTTCCCATATTTATTTGGATCTTTAAgaactttttttcactCATCTACGTTAGACGTGGTTCTGTTTAGATCTTTGGTGCGTGGATTCCAAAAGTTGACCCACACCTGCGtgcttttaaaaatacaatccGAGGTGGACAAATCgttagatttattttctagaTTGATTGTTCTTAATGAATTTACTGGGAATAGTGGTGCTACTGATGtacataataatagtacaaTTTTAAGTACCATTAGCGAAACATTAATTGGCTCTTCTAATGATATCAGTTCCAATGACAACGAAAATACCAGTGAAAAACtgtcaaataataataacaatattgaaGCTAGTTACACTAGAGTGTCTTACTACCCGAGAGTCTTTAACAGTCGCAATATTGATCTTTTTAAAGCTTTAATATCGTTGTGTGTCTCATCGGGCGCCAACTTTTCGTCCTCGAACTGGAAactatttttcaaaatttatcAATGGTGTGCCTACTATATATATGGGCCATCCCCAATGTTTCAAGAGTTGTATGTTAGTATTCCACTACCACCATCTCCTGATTTGCCGAAACCAAGTTTAAATTCAATAGAAAACAACTTCtcaaaatttttagaatcaacaacaaagtATGCTGaaatttcatttaaaaatatggtTGGGGCTCTAATATCTGAGTCATCGCAAGCCTTAGTTGACGATAGAAAGATTGGTGGTTGCAAACCgtttgaagatgaagaaggTTTGGAAACTACAGAGTTACAAATTTGCACGTATAATAGAGATTTTTATCTGAATTTCTTGGGTAATGTTAGCGAAGTATTCGCTACTAGATTTTTCCGAATTTTCGAAACCAACACttggaatattattttggaCTACTTCATCACCGAATTATCCAAAAGGCGTAGCAACACACTTCCTGAAGAAAGGTTAGCTGTAGCTAATGTTTTCACTGAAATTATCAAAGCGATAGCGAACAGTGCAGATGagaacaacaataattttgaCGGTATTGAGGAACATGTCATGAAGGCATTGATGAAATTAATCGATAGCATTATGTCATTAGGATTAACAAATAGTGTCGATGTTTATAACGGCAATATCAATGTTGAATCTGATATTCTATTGCAAGCTTTAAGAACAGTCAAAGACTTGTTGGATAATTATGGTGATTATTTGAACCACTCATGGTCTAGCGTGTTCAAAATCATTGATTGTCCGTTTTCTGTGATTAATGACACAAAGAGTTTGGAAATACAAGACAAGGAAGAACAAAACGCAATTACagatattttgaaatcTAAGCACAAATCCATGATTAGTGTGTCCttttctgtttttaaattaatatcTGATGATTTTTTACAAACCCTTCACTTAAAACATATCAAAAGCataattgatattttagTTCATTTTGCCAAACAGACTTTggaattaaatatttcatttaCAGCTATAAGCGAATTTTGGATTATTGGGGACTACTTGCGATCTTTATATGAGGCTTTACCAAAAACCAAGTACTCATTGGAAAAGTTTAGTAGCTCTAAAAATGTAGAAGATTTGGcaacaataattatatCACCAGAATCAAGTGATCTTGAGTTATATCATGCTACtttattgtatttattgaaaagatTGCTATCATGTGCTAATGATACAAGATTAGAGGTTATTGATGGTACTATGGTTACATTTTTCCGCGTGTTGGCTGCTCAGGATTCATGTTTGCCATCATGGGATATAGTGTATGAGATCATATTGTTTCCACTACTAGATAGCAGTGAAAATTCAGAGGTCCCTAAATTTGTTAATACCACGTTGAATGGATTAAATTTGGTGTATTTATCCCATTTTGCTGAGTTTAGTGGTGAAAGGGGAAACACTGATAAATGGTTAAAGtttatttcttattatGAAATAATCTTGAAGAATAGCAAGAATTATGACTCCAAATTCAATGTATTGATTAACCTTAAAACTTTGCTAAAGAAATTTTCAAGCCATGAAGAAATCTCTTTTCCACCTAAAGAGGTTgtgatgaaaatattttcacttTGGATTGACTACgatattatttatacaGATTTCAACAAGTCTGTTGATAAGTCTAACTACGACTGTATTCAAGAATTGATATCATGCTATCCTTCTTTGTGTAAATTGTTGGAAGAGACAAAGTTGTTGGACTTTGAGGTATCAGAAAAAATTGTGCGTGTATTTACTCAAGCGATAAAGTACCCATTGTTACCTCAATTTAGTTTGGATAAGGCTAAACCCTCCAGTCTTCAAAGCACTATTTTGTCTGCGTTGGAATGTTTTGACACTATTGAAGattctaatattaaaattttagtCCTATGGGAGCTATCTAGTATTTCTACTTTGCCGTTTAATGTTAAAGATACAATTGTAAAGAAGTTAGCACCGAAACTTCCAAATAATTTGAAGTCAAGAATACCAACATTTAGCGCCGTTAGCTATAAGGCCTGTGCCTTATTAAATGCTAAATTTCATGCTGTTGCGAATGTGAAGGATCAAGATGCTAAGTTTttgcaaatttttaaaaacttgtCTGATATAATTCTCTCAAAATCTCAAAGTGATTTAAGTGAGGAGAAGAACTGCAAGCTTTGGGTTTTAGCTTCCAAAACTTTTCACAGCATCTCAGTTGAGATATTTAATATGGATAACGGTGCATTACGAACTGATTCCTCATTTATCACCAATTTCACcgatatatttattaaggCTGTTATCGGTATTTTAGAAAGGAATAATGACTCTGTGCAAGAAGACGAAGCGGAAGAAATAGAACAATATGCACTGTATAGAAACTTTTTAGTTGAAAATATAGACATTTTCAGTAAAGAAACATTAGAGTTGTTCATATCGAGGCTATGGACtagatcttttttttatgaggTTAATGAAATTGAAGATCAAATTATTAACGGCTGCAAGTCGTTGAATGATGTTGTGATTAAATTAACTTCATTTGATTTTGACAATCTTTTGGGGTCATGCGATGAGCCACACTTGTTACCCAAATTTAATTTGACATTATATAGTTTGAAGGACCTACTGAAGTTTTCCGAAAATGAGCACATGAGAAATTTATGTCTACCGTTCTTTTTATCAAGAGTGGCGTTTGTTTTAAGAAGATTTATTTCTGACGAAAGGTTACGGATTAGAAAGCCAATAGCAAGTATCAGAAAGAATGAATTACTTTGGGTTCTTCAGGGATTAATTGAAGTTTCGTCATCATTTCATGGGAATGATGctgataaattaaaagttttatatccattattgttagaaATCATTCCTGTTTCTGAAAGGGTCAAAGATTTACAAAGGTTATTACCTCAACTTTCTCTAATTTATTATGTTAAGTAA